The Pelodiscus sinensis isolate JC-2024 chromosome 10, ASM4963464v1, whole genome shotgun sequence genome has a segment encoding these proteins:
- the EIF2A gene encoding eukaryotic translation initiation factor 2A isoform X1: MALSTPLLAVRGSEGFYLVNGPPSFTENTTLQRDFGKNCKFFTFSKDGSLFAWCNGEKVNIVNVANTELLHSFDLPKAVCLEFSPKNNVLATWQTYTTAKDGTAGTPNLQLYDVKTGKCLKSFIQKKMQNWCPCWADDESICGRIVNNELHFFENNNFDTIANKLHLQKINDFVLSPGPQPSKVAVYVPGSKGGPSFVRLYQYPNFDGPQSALANKSFFKADKATMLWNNKASAVLVIASTEVDKTGASYYGEQTLHYIATNGESAVVQLPKNGPIYDVVWNPNSTEFCAVYGFMPAKATVFNLKCDPLFDFGTGPRNAAYYSSSGNILVLAGFGNLRGQMEVWDVKNYKLISKPVASDSTYFAWCPDGEHFVTATCAPRLRVGNGYKIWHYTGSVLHKYEVPPNAEIWQVSWQPFLDGTFPAKIITYQAVPSELPNAELKTGQAYRPPALRNKPVTSSKLHEEEPPQNMKPQLGNSDKPLSKMALKNQRKHEAKKAAKQEAKTDGSQESTPSPALHNVPRSTVPPVTSGDPEIDKKIKNLKKKLKAIEQLKDQAATGKQLERNQLEKIQKEAALLKELEDLELGF; encoded by the exons ATGGCGCTATCCACGCCGCTGCTGGCAG TGCGAGGATCTGAAGGATTCTACCTGGTGAATGGACCACCTAGTTTTACTGAGAATACAACATTGCAAAG ggACTTCGGGAAAAACTGCAAATTTTTTACTTTCAGTAAGGATGGTTCTCTCTTTGCATGGTGCAATGGAGAAAA AGTAAATATTGTGAATGTTGCCAACACTGAATTACTGCACTCTTTTGATCTCCCAAAGGCAGTTTGCCTTGAATTCTCGCCAAAGAATAATGTCCTGGCAACGTGGCAGACCTACACAA CCGCTAAAGATGGCACAGCAGGCACGCCCAATCTACAACTTTATGATGTGAAAACGGGGAAGTGTTTGAAGTCTTTCATCCAGAAAAAGATGCAGAATTG GTGTCCTTGCTGGGCAGATGATGAAAGTATTTGTGGTAGGATCGTAAATAACGAATTGCACTTCTTTGAAAACAACAACTTTG ATACTATTGCAAATAAACTTCATTTGCAAAAAATTAATGATTTTGTGTTATCACCGGGACCACAGCCAAGCAAG GTTGCTGTTTATGTTCCTGGAAGCAAGGGAGGGCCCTCGTTTGTAAGGCTCTATCAGTACCCTAACTTTGATGGCCCTCAATCTGCATTGGCCAATAAAAGTTTCTTTAAAGCGGACAAGGCGACAATGCTATGGAATAATAAAG CTTCTGCTGTGTTAGTAATAGCTAGTACAGAAGTTGATAAAACAGGAGCTTCATATTATGGAGAACAAACCTTGCACTACATTGCAACAAATGGAGAAAGTGCTGTTGTACAACTAC caaAAAATGGTCCTATTTATGATGTAGTATGGAATCCCAATTCCACAGAGTTCTGTGCTGTATATGGTTTTATGCCTGCTAAGGCAACTGTTTTCAATCTGAAATGTGACCCTTTGTTTGATTTTGGAACCGGCCCTCGTAATGCTGCCTACTACAGCTCTTCTGGAAATATCTTAGTACTCGCAGGATTTGGAAATCTCAGAGGACAGATGGAAGTGTGGGATGTCAAAAACTACAAACTTATTTCCAAACCAGTGGCATCAGATTCTACGTATTTTGCTTGGTGCCCTGATGGAGAACATTTTGTAACTGCTACATGTGCTCCAAGGCTACGAGTTGGTAATGGGTACAAGATCTGGCATTACACTGGCTCTGTTCTACACAAATATGAAGTCCCTCCGAATGCAGAAATATGGCAAGTTTCCTGGCAGCCATTTTTGGATGGAACATTTCCAGCAAAAATAATAACTTACCAAGCAGTTCCAAGTGAACTGCCAAATGCTGAGCTGAAAACTGGCCAAGCTTATAGACCACCAGCTCTGAGAAATAAGCCTGTAACCAGTTCCAAGCTG CATGAGGAGGAACCACCTCAGAACATGAAACCACAACTTGGAAATAGTGATAAGCCATTATCTAAAATGGCACTTAAAAATCAAAGGAAGCATGAAGCAAAGAAAGCTGCTAAACAG GAAGCCAAAACTGATGGAAGCCAGGAATCAACACCATCTCCAGCATTACATAATGTACCACGCAGCACTGTGCCTCCTGTGACATCAGGAGACCCTGAGATAGacaaaaaaataaagaatttgaAAAAG AAATTGAAAGCAATTGAGCAGCTGAAAGATCAAGCAGCTACTGGAAAGCAGCTAGAGAGAAACCAG CTGGAGAAAATTCAGAAAGAGGCTGCTCTTCTAAAGGAGCTAGAAGATTTGGAACTGGGCTTTtaa
- the EIF2A gene encoding eukaryotic translation initiation factor 2A isoform X3 has protein sequence MQNWCPCWADDESICGRIVNNELHFFENNNFDTIANKLHLQKINDFVLSPGPQPSKVAVYVPGSKGGPSFVRLYQYPNFDGPQSALANKSFFKADKATMLWNNKASAVLVIASTEVDKTGASYYGEQTLHYIATNGESAVVQLPKNGPIYDVVWNPNSTEFCAVYGFMPAKATVFNLKCDPLFDFGTGPRNAAYYSSSGNILVLAGFGNLRGQMEVWDVKNYKLISKPVASDSTYFAWCPDGEHFVTATCAPRLRVGNGYKIWHYTGSVLHKYEVPPNAEIWQVSWQPFLDGTFPAKIITYQAVPSELPNAELKTGQAYRPPALRNKPVTSSKLHEEEPPQNMKPQLGNSDKPLSKMALKNQRKHEAKKAAKQEAKTDGSQESTPSPALHNVPRSTVPPVTSGDPEIDKKIKNLKKKLKAIEQLKDQAATGKQLERNQLEKIQKEAALLKELEDLELGF, from the exons ATGCAGAATTG GTGTCCTTGCTGGGCAGATGATGAAAGTATTTGTGGTAGGATCGTAAATAACGAATTGCACTTCTTTGAAAACAACAACTTTG ATACTATTGCAAATAAACTTCATTTGCAAAAAATTAATGATTTTGTGTTATCACCGGGACCACAGCCAAGCAAG GTTGCTGTTTATGTTCCTGGAAGCAAGGGAGGGCCCTCGTTTGTAAGGCTCTATCAGTACCCTAACTTTGATGGCCCTCAATCTGCATTGGCCAATAAAAGTTTCTTTAAAGCGGACAAGGCGACAATGCTATGGAATAATAAAG CTTCTGCTGTGTTAGTAATAGCTAGTACAGAAGTTGATAAAACAGGAGCTTCATATTATGGAGAACAAACCTTGCACTACATTGCAACAAATGGAGAAAGTGCTGTTGTACAACTAC caaAAAATGGTCCTATTTATGATGTAGTATGGAATCCCAATTCCACAGAGTTCTGTGCTGTATATGGTTTTATGCCTGCTAAGGCAACTGTTTTCAATCTGAAATGTGACCCTTTGTTTGATTTTGGAACCGGCCCTCGTAATGCTGCCTACTACAGCTCTTCTGGAAATATCTTAGTACTCGCAGGATTTGGAAATCTCAGAGGACAGATGGAAGTGTGGGATGTCAAAAACTACAAACTTATTTCCAAACCAGTGGCATCAGATTCTACGTATTTTGCTTGGTGCCCTGATGGAGAACATTTTGTAACTGCTACATGTGCTCCAAGGCTACGAGTTGGTAATGGGTACAAGATCTGGCATTACACTGGCTCTGTTCTACACAAATATGAAGTCCCTCCGAATGCAGAAATATGGCAAGTTTCCTGGCAGCCATTTTTGGATGGAACATTTCCAGCAAAAATAATAACTTACCAAGCAGTTCCAAGTGAACTGCCAAATGCTGAGCTGAAAACTGGCCAAGCTTATAGACCACCAGCTCTGAGAAATAAGCCTGTAACCAGTTCCAAGCTG CATGAGGAGGAACCACCTCAGAACATGAAACCACAACTTGGAAATAGTGATAAGCCATTATCTAAAATGGCACTTAAAAATCAAAGGAAGCATGAAGCAAAGAAAGCTGCTAAACAG GAAGCCAAAACTGATGGAAGCCAGGAATCAACACCATCTCCAGCATTACATAATGTACCACGCAGCACTGTGCCTCCTGTGACATCAGGAGACCCTGAGATAGacaaaaaaataaagaatttgaAAAAG AAATTGAAAGCAATTGAGCAGCTGAAAGATCAAGCAGCTACTGGAAAGCAGCTAGAGAGAAACCAG CTGGAGAAAATTCAGAAAGAGGCTGCTCTTCTAAAGGAGCTAGAAGATTTGGAACTGGGCTTTtaa
- the EIF2A gene encoding eukaryotic translation initiation factor 2A isoform X2, whose protein sequence is MDHLVLLRIQHCKGTSGKTANFLLSVRMVLSLHGAMEKTAKDGTAGTPNLQLYDVKTGKCLKSFIQKKMQNWCPCWADDESICGRIVNNELHFFENNNFDTIANKLHLQKINDFVLSPGPQPSKVAVYVPGSKGGPSFVRLYQYPNFDGPQSALANKSFFKADKATMLWNNKASAVLVIASTEVDKTGASYYGEQTLHYIATNGESAVVQLPKNGPIYDVVWNPNSTEFCAVYGFMPAKATVFNLKCDPLFDFGTGPRNAAYYSSSGNILVLAGFGNLRGQMEVWDVKNYKLISKPVASDSTYFAWCPDGEHFVTATCAPRLRVGNGYKIWHYTGSVLHKYEVPPNAEIWQVSWQPFLDGTFPAKIITYQAVPSELPNAELKTGQAYRPPALRNKPVTSSKLHEEEPPQNMKPQLGNSDKPLSKMALKNQRKHEAKKAAKQEAKTDGSQESTPSPALHNVPRSTVPPVTSGDPEIDKKIKNLKKKLKAIEQLKDQAATGKQLERNQLEKIQKEAALLKELEDLELGF, encoded by the exons ATGGACCACCTAGTTTTACTGAGAATACAACATTGCAAAG ggACTTCGGGAAAAACTGCAAATTTTTTACTTTCAGTAAGGATGGTTCTCTCTTTGCATGGTGCAATGGAGAAAA CCGCTAAAGATGGCACAGCAGGCACGCCCAATCTACAACTTTATGATGTGAAAACGGGGAAGTGTTTGAAGTCTTTCATCCAGAAAAAGATGCAGAATTG GTGTCCTTGCTGGGCAGATGATGAAAGTATTTGTGGTAGGATCGTAAATAACGAATTGCACTTCTTTGAAAACAACAACTTTG ATACTATTGCAAATAAACTTCATTTGCAAAAAATTAATGATTTTGTGTTATCACCGGGACCACAGCCAAGCAAG GTTGCTGTTTATGTTCCTGGAAGCAAGGGAGGGCCCTCGTTTGTAAGGCTCTATCAGTACCCTAACTTTGATGGCCCTCAATCTGCATTGGCCAATAAAAGTTTCTTTAAAGCGGACAAGGCGACAATGCTATGGAATAATAAAG CTTCTGCTGTGTTAGTAATAGCTAGTACAGAAGTTGATAAAACAGGAGCTTCATATTATGGAGAACAAACCTTGCACTACATTGCAACAAATGGAGAAAGTGCTGTTGTACAACTAC caaAAAATGGTCCTATTTATGATGTAGTATGGAATCCCAATTCCACAGAGTTCTGTGCTGTATATGGTTTTATGCCTGCTAAGGCAACTGTTTTCAATCTGAAATGTGACCCTTTGTTTGATTTTGGAACCGGCCCTCGTAATGCTGCCTACTACAGCTCTTCTGGAAATATCTTAGTACTCGCAGGATTTGGAAATCTCAGAGGACAGATGGAAGTGTGGGATGTCAAAAACTACAAACTTATTTCCAAACCAGTGGCATCAGATTCTACGTATTTTGCTTGGTGCCCTGATGGAGAACATTTTGTAACTGCTACATGTGCTCCAAGGCTACGAGTTGGTAATGGGTACAAGATCTGGCATTACACTGGCTCTGTTCTACACAAATATGAAGTCCCTCCGAATGCAGAAATATGGCAAGTTTCCTGGCAGCCATTTTTGGATGGAACATTTCCAGCAAAAATAATAACTTACCAAGCAGTTCCAAGTGAACTGCCAAATGCTGAGCTGAAAACTGGCCAAGCTTATAGACCACCAGCTCTGAGAAATAAGCCTGTAACCAGTTCCAAGCTG CATGAGGAGGAACCACCTCAGAACATGAAACCACAACTTGGAAATAGTGATAAGCCATTATCTAAAATGGCACTTAAAAATCAAAGGAAGCATGAAGCAAAGAAAGCTGCTAAACAG GAAGCCAAAACTGATGGAAGCCAGGAATCAACACCATCTCCAGCATTACATAATGTACCACGCAGCACTGTGCCTCCTGTGACATCAGGAGACCCTGAGATAGacaaaaaaataaagaatttgaAAAAG AAATTGAAAGCAATTGAGCAGCTGAAAGATCAAGCAGCTACTGGAAAGCAGCTAGAGAGAAACCAG CTGGAGAAAATTCAGAAAGAGGCTGCTCTTCTAAAGGAGCTAGAAGATTTGGAACTGGGCTTTtaa
- the LOC106731492 gene encoding stress-associated endoplasmic reticulum protein 1, which produces MVAKQRIRMANEKHSKNITQRGNVAKTSRNAPEEKASVGPWLLALFIFVVCGSAIFQIIQSIRMGM; this is translated from the exons ATGGTGGCGAAGCAGCGGATCCGGATGGCGAACGAGAAGCACAGCAAGAACATCACCCAGCGAGGCAACGTCGCCAAGACCTCG AGAAACGCCCCCGAGGAGAAGGCATCCGTGGGGCCCTGGCTCTTGGCGCTATTCATCTTTGTGGTGTGTGGCTCAG CTATCTTCCAAATTATTCAGAGTATCAGGATGGGCATGTGA